The Stigmatella ashevillena genomic sequence CTGCTCGGCGAGCTCGGGCGCTTGAGGGGCCGCGTTCGGACGCTGCGCCATCAGGTCGCAAAGGGCCCTCAGCTCGGAGATTCGCGTCAGGGAGCGCTGTCCACAGGACCAGCTGCTCAGGCGGAAAAGGGGTCCCCCTGCCGGGGCAAGGGCCGCGGTGCTCATGGTCGCCTCCTGGGAGAGGCCTCCGCGCGCTCATGCAGGCAGGGTGAACGAGAGCAGGGCCCTCCAGGGCAAACATGGGCAGTGGTGCGCGGGTTGGGGAGGGGCGCCGCGTCTTAGAGGGTCGCGTCCATGTAAGCGCGCCGGGAGGGGACCGAATAGAAGCGGCCCTCGGGCAGCGCGTAGGCGGTGAGCCGACCGCCGTAGACACAGCCCGAGTCCAGCCCGAGGGCATGGGGGTAGCGCTGGATGCCGCGCATCGCGTCGTGCCCGAAGAGGACGAGCTCCGGGCCCCGCCAATGGCTCGCCCACGGCTCGCCCCCGTCCACGCGCTTCGAGGGCGTTCCATCCCGGGTGATGCTGCGCAGGTTGAGCAGGTGCTCCCGGTGCTGCGCTTCCAACGGGACTCCTGGCACCATCCCCGCGTGCACCGCCACCACGTTGAGCTCAGGCAGGCGCAGGTACAGGGGGAGCGAGGCCAGATAGGCCCAGTCCTCTGGCGCCAACGTGTCCAACACCTGCTGGTGCTGGGGCTTGAGCTTCTTTCCCGGCTTCACATACCCCTGGTGCCAGCGCAGCACGTGCTCATCGTGGTTGCCGCGCACGGCCAGCAGGCCCCGCTCGCGCGCCCGGGCCAGCACACCGGCCGAGTCGGGCCCCTTGGCCACCAGATCTCCCACGAGGACAACACGGTCACCCGGCTGCCAGCCGCACACGGCCAGCAACGCGTCGAGCTCCTCGGCACAGCCGTGGACATCTCCGATGAACAGCGTGCGCATCCGCCCTGCTCCCTACCATGGAACACCGGGCGCAGCAGTCGGGCGGACGTGACCCCCCCCAATCCCTGGCATGGCGGGGAAGCACGCAGTGCTCCCCCTGTGTTGACTGCCCCTTCCACCAAGTCCGGGAATCCATGAACCTGGCGTCTGGGCGCTCCCGTTGTTCTTGGCACCCGCGTTGCTGATAGGAGCGGAAGCGGCCCCGCGGGTGTGGGCGCGGGGCCACGGGAGCCCCGAGGAGACGACTGTGGAGCAGGGTGGTGGGAGCAGGGAGCCAGCGGCGCAAGCGTCCTGGTTGGAGGTGAGCGCGGCCAGTGTGCGGCACAACGTGGCGGTGTTCCGCGCGCTGGAGGCCACGGGCACGCCTGCCCGGGCCCTGGGCGCGGTGCTCAAGGGCAACGCCTATGGGCACGGCCTGGAGCAGGTGCTGCCGCTCGTACACCCGCTCGTGGACATTCTCTACTTCATCACGCCCCAGGACGCGCTGGCCGCCCGGGCCTTCGAGCGGGAGCGGGGGCTGGCCCCCCGGCAGGTGCTGGTCCTCGGTGCCATCTCCCCGGAGGAGGCGGTGGCGCTGGCGCGCGAGGGCGTGGACGCCGTGGTGGCCGACAGCGCCTGGGCGGAGGCCGGGCAGGTGTTGCGCGCGGCGCGGTTGCAGCGCCCCCTGCGGGTCCACGTCCACATCGACACCGGGCTGGGGCGGGAGGGCTTCACGCTGGAGCAGCTTCCCCGGGACACCGGCTTCCTGGCGGACTTCCGGGATGTCCTCGAGGTGACGGGGGTGCTCAGCCACTTCGCCAACACCGAGGATGTGACGGAGCAGGCGTATGCGCTGGCGCAGCTCGAGGCGTTCGAAGCCGGGACGGCGCGGCTGGTGGAACAGCTCGCCTTGAAGGGGCCGCTCCAGCGCCACATCGCCGCCAGCGCCGCCAGCCTGTCGCTGCCCCGCGCGCGCTATGAGGCGCTCCGGGTGGGCATCTCCCTGTACGGGCTCTGGCCCTCGCCGGAGACGCGCTTGTCGGCGAGGCTGGTGCTCGGAGGGCTGCCCACCCTCAAGCCCGTGCTCTCCTGGCGGTGCCGGAGCCAGGTGGTGAAGTGGCTGCCCGAGGGCAGCTATGTGGGCTACGGGTGCACGTACCGGTGTCCGGAGCCCACGCGCATCGCGGTGCTGCCCGTGGGGTACTTCGATGGCTATCCCCGGCTGGCCTCGGGCAAGGCGCACGTGCTGGTGAATGGCCGGCGCTGCCCCGTGTTGGGCCGGGTGATGATGAACCACCTCATCGTGGACGTGACGCGCGCCACGGCGGACGAGCGCCCCCTCACGGCGACGCTGCTGGGCCACGATGGGGCCGAGACGCTGCCGGCCGAGACGCTGGCCGGTTGGGCGCAGACGATTCATTACGAGCTGGTGACGCGCCTGGGCCCGCACCTGAAGCGGGTGCTCGTGGACTGAGCCCCTTCGCCGCTCACGCGGGCGGCGGGTACTTCCAGCGGCGGTGCAGCCACATCCACTGCTCGGGGTACTGGCGGATGATGCGCTCGAGCGCGGCGGTGACCTGCGCGGTGTGCGCGGTGATGATGTCCTGGCCCTCCGAAGGCGCGGGGGGAGGAAAGGGCCCCTCGACGTGCACGCGCATGCGGGTGCCCCCCTCGCGCACGCCCATCACCACCCAGGCGGGCACCTGGGTGCGCTGGGAGGCGATGGCCATGGCCGGCGTGGTCGAGGCCAGCCGGCCGAAGAACGGCACGAAGACGCCCTTGGTGGGGATGGCCTGGTCGAGCAGCATGTACACGCTCTCGCCCCGGTGGATGGCCTCTACCGTCTCCTGCACGGCCCCGCGCGGATAGATGAGCCCCGCGCCCGAGTGCAGGCGGTTCTCCGCGATGCGCAGGTTGATGGCCCCCTTGAGCGGGCGCACCAGCGCATTGAGGGGAATCCCCCGGCGGATGAGGATGCCCCCCAGCGTCTCCCAGTTGCCGAAGTGGGCTGTCACCAGCAGGGCGCCCTTGCCCGTGGCCACGTGCGCCTGGAGCGCTTTCCATGCCTCCTGGCCCACCGTCTCCTCGTGCTCCCAGTTCAGCGGCAGCCGGTCCCTCTCCGCCAGGGACTCCAGCGCCGTGCGCGCCATGGTGAAGTAGACGCCCTTCGCGATGGCCCGGCGCTCCGCCTCGGAGCGCTCCGGAAGGGCGCGCTCCAGGTTCTCCAGCGCCACCCGGCGCCGGATGCCCAGCAGGTGGGCCAGTCCTCCCACCCAGCGCACGAGCACCTCCCGGGAGCCTCGGGACAGCCCTGCCAGGATGCGCAGCACGACGTTGCTGAGAAAGCCGCTGAGCGGTCCCGGCGGCTCGCCGATGATGCGCCGCAGGTGGGGCGATGTCAGCCGGATGGGCGGCGAGGAAGGCGCGGGCGGGAGGGCGGGCGAGGACACGGCGGCGCACTCCACACCGAAGCGGCCAGGGCGGCAAGGCCCGCGAGGCAGGGCCCGCGAGGATGAAGTCGCCGCCCCACTGGGATAGACCGGGGCCCATGAGCCTTTCTCGCCCCTTTGCCGTCTTGCTGCTGGGTCTGCTGGCTGCCTGTGCTGGCAGTCCACCTGCCGCCAATGGTGCCCTGGCGCCTGCCGTGGCCCGTCCTGCCCTGGGGGTGCCTCCCACGCCCCCCCCGGCGTTGCGCCTGCCAGGCACCGTGCGTCCCACGGGCTACACCGCCGAGCTCACCGTGGACCCCCAGTCGCCCACCCTCCAGGGGGTGTTGGACATCGCGCTCGACATCGCCGAGCCCACCTCGGTGATCTGGCTGCACGGCAAGGACTTGACGGTGAAGGAGGCCTCCTTCACGCAGGCCGGCCAGGCCATCGCGGCGGTGCCGGCCGTGGCGCCGGGGAGCTTCCTGGGCTTCACGCTGGCAAGCCCCGCGGCGCCGGGGCCCGCGAGCCTGCACATCATTTATGAGGCCGCCGCCTCCGTCCGGGAGGTGGAGGGGGCCTTCCGCACCCAGGAGGCGGGCGACTGGTATGTGTTCACCCAGTTCGAGCCTCTGGGCGCCCGGCGCGTCTTCCCCTGCTTTGACGAGCCCGGCTTCAAGGTGCCCTGGCAACTCTCGCTCCACGTGCCCGCGGGCAACGTGGCGGTGACGAACACGCCGCTGCTGGGCGAGGAGGCGCGGGCGGACGGGGGCCGCACCTTCCGCTTCGCGCGCACGCAGCCGCTGCCCAGCTACCTGATTGCCTTCGGTGTGGGGCCGCTCGAGTTCGTACAGGCCGCGCCCTCGGGGAGCAAGAAGGTCCCCACGCGCATCATTACCCCCAAGGGCCGTACCGCCGAGGCCGCCTACGCCGCCCGGGTGACGCCGGAAATCCTCGCCCGGCTGGAGGCGTATTTCGGGATGCCCTACCCCTTCGAGAAGCTGGACACCCTGGCCGTGCCCCTGCTGGGCGGCGCCATGGAGCACCCGGGTCTGGTCACGTTCAACTCCGAGATGTTGCTGGCCGCGGAGGACTCGGTGGAGTCTCAGCGCCGCTTCGCGGATGTGCAGGTGCATGAGCTGGCGCACCAGTGGTTCGGCAACCTCGTCACCATGGCTTGGTGGGATGACCTGTGGCTCAACGAGTCCTTCGCCTCGTGGATGGCACCGCGCATCGTGGAGGACTGGCAGCCCACGTGGGATGCGATGGTGGACCGCGCGCAGGGCCGCTCGGAGGCGCTGGAGGCTGACAGCCTGATGTCGGCGCGGCGCATCCGCCAGCCCATCGAGAACGAGGGGGACATCCGCACCGCCTTCGATGACATCACCTATGGCAAGGGCTCGGCGGTGCTGGCCATGACAGAGGAGTGGCTGGGCCGGGAGGTGTTCCAGCGCGGCATCCAGCGCTACCTGCGCGCGCACGTGGGCGGAAACGCCACGGCGGATGACTTCCTGGCGGCCCTCTCCGCGGAGGCGGGCCAGGACGTGGCGAAGGTGCTGGGCACCTTCCTGGACCAGGGGGGCGCGCCCCTCGTCACCGCCGCGCTGGACTGCTCGGGCAAGGTGCCGAAGGTGGCGCTCGCCCAGCGCCGCTACCTGCCGGTGGGCTCCTCGGGAGAGGAGGCGCGCTTGTGGCGGGTGCCGCTGTGCATCCGCTATGGGGTA encodes the following:
- a CDS encoding metallophosphoesterase; its protein translation is MRTLFIGDVHGCAEELDALLAVCGWQPGDRVVLVGDLVAKGPDSAGVLARARERGLLAVRGNHDEHVLRWHQGYVKPGKKLKPQHQQVLDTLAPEDWAYLASLPLYLRLPELNVVAVHAGMVPGVPLEAQHREHLLNLRSITRDGTPSKRVDGGEPWASHWRGPELVLFGHDAMRGIQRYPHALGLDSGCVYGGRLTAYALPEGRFYSVPSRRAYMDATL
- the alr gene encoding alanine racemase; this encodes MEQGGGSREPAAQASWLEVSAASVRHNVAVFRALEATGTPARALGAVLKGNAYGHGLEQVLPLVHPLVDILYFITPQDALAARAFERERGLAPRQVLVLGAISPEEAVALAREGVDAVVADSAWAEAGQVLRAARLQRPLRVHVHIDTGLGREGFTLEQLPRDTGFLADFRDVLEVTGVLSHFANTEDVTEQAYALAQLEAFEAGTARLVEQLALKGPLQRHIAASAASLSLPRARYEALRVGISLYGLWPSPETRLSARLVLGGLPTLKPVLSWRCRSQVVKWLPEGSYVGYGCTYRCPEPTRIAVLPVGYFDGYPRLASGKAHVLVNGRRCPVLGRVMMNHLIVDVTRATADERPLTATLLGHDGAETLPAETLAGWAQTIHYELVTRLGPHLKRVLVD
- a CDS encoding lysophospholipid acyltransferase family protein, with amino-acid sequence MSSPALPPAPSSPPIRLTSPHLRRIIGEPPGPLSGFLSNVVLRILAGLSRGSREVLVRWVGGLAHLLGIRRRVALENLERALPERSEAERRAIAKGVYFTMARTALESLAERDRLPLNWEHEETVGQEAWKALQAHVATGKGALLVTAHFGNWETLGGILIRRGIPLNALVRPLKGAINLRIAENRLHSGAGLIYPRGAVQETVEAIHRGESVYMLLDQAIPTKGVFVPFFGRLASTTPAMAIASQRTQVPAWVVMGVREGGTRMRVHVEGPFPPPAPSEGQDIITAHTAQVTAALERIIRQYPEQWMWLHRRWKYPPPA
- a CDS encoding M1 family metallopeptidase, which produces MSLSRPFAVLLLGLLAACAGSPPAANGALAPAVARPALGVPPTPPPALRLPGTVRPTGYTAELTVDPQSPTLQGVLDIALDIAEPTSVIWLHGKDLTVKEASFTQAGQAIAAVPAVAPGSFLGFTLASPAAPGPASLHIIYEAAASVREVEGAFRTQEAGDWYVFTQFEPLGARRVFPCFDEPGFKVPWQLSLHVPAGNVAVTNTPLLGEEARADGGRTFRFARTQPLPSYLIAFGVGPLEFVQAAPSGSKKVPTRIITPKGRTAEAAYAARVTPEILARLEAYFGMPYPFEKLDTLAVPLLGGAMEHPGLVTFNSEMLLAAEDSVESQRRFADVQVHELAHQWFGNLVTMAWWDDLWLNESFASWMAPRIVEDWQPTWDAMVDRAQGRSEALEADSLMSARRIRQPIENEGDIRTAFDDITYGKGSAVLAMTEEWLGREVFQRGIQRYLRAHVGGNATADDFLAALSAEAGQDVAKVLGTFLDQGGAPLVTAALDCSGKVPKVALAQRRYLPVGSSGEEARLWRVPLCIRYGVKAGAGRACTVLETERAELPLPEAKGCPDWFFPNAEGAGYVRTQVAGADWRRLITVAGTRLTRAERVTLLGDARALVLAGQLPAADALALAARFAEDADRQVFLASRELLNVVDRRMLSEPRRADYARFLRETYGPRARKLGFVPRAGESEDTRLLRPELLWLAGVQGEDPKLISEARKLTDQWLKDRRAVSPELVSLVLGITAAHDGRALAPQLREALKHEKERKVRHHLLGALGDIRDPEVMREQLPLVLDPSEDPRETVWMMFSASQDPRTSGVVYGFMKENYDALAARMPEEFASYMVMLGGGFCDAEHRKDVESFFTERAARTSSGSRRLAQTLEHIDLCIALKQAQGASIDAYLTKGPVKMPPPAQ